The Paraburkholderia hospita DNA segment GCGCGCGGCTTTGCTTCGTCGCTCGGCAGCCGTGGCTGGTATGAAGTCGAGAACTTCAATATCAGCTGGTCGCTGTATGACGCGAGCGGCCGCGCTATCAGAAGCCACTATGCCGGCGATACCTGGAGCGATGCCGTATTCGCAGGCAAGGTGGAAGAGGCCGCTGCGCGTTTGCCCGTGCTTTCTCGCGCGCCGCGCGCGCTGGCGCCAGGCCGCTACCGCACGTACTTCGCCCCCGCTGCGTTGCGCGAGCTGATGGAAGCGGCCTCGTTCAGCGCCTTCTCCGCGCGCACACAAGCGACGGCGCGCAACGAGTTCTATCGTTTGAACATCGGTGAAGTTGCGCTCGATCCCCGCGTCACGCTGACGGAAGATCTGACGCTCGACATCACACCGCGCTTCAACGACGACGCCTATCAAAGGCAAAGCGTTCCGCTCATCGAAGCAGGGCGTGCCGTTGCCCAGTTGACCAACGCGCGTACGGCCCGCGAATACGGCCTCACACCAAATGGCGCGACGGCGAGTGAAACACCGTCCGCGCTGTCGATGCAAGGTGGCGATCTCGCGCAAGCCGATGTACTGAGCGCGCTCGACACGGGTCTCTATATCGGCAATCTCTGGTACGTGAACTTCTCGGATCGGATGAACTGCCGGATGACGGGCATGACGCGCTTCGCGACCTTCTGGGTCGAGCAGGGCCGCATCGTTGCGCCTGTGGATGCGATGCGCTTCGACGACAGCCTGTACCGGCTCCTCGGCAGCGAACTGGAGCGCATCGGCGCACAGCCCGAACTGCTCCTGAACGACTGGACATGGGGCGAACGCGCGACGGGCGGCATGAAGCTGCCTGGTCTCCTCGTACGTTCCTTCGATCTGACCTTATGACGCCGCGCGTCGCGGCTTGAAGGGAAGCAGCGTCTGCGCACACGCGCAGCGCCCGCTTCCCGAGCGGTATGAAGAATCCATCGATTACCCCGTCATCGTGTTATGTAGTATTACTAATCACATTTCGATGCGGTGCCATTCATGGCCCGCGTCTGTCTTCGTCTTTGATTGTGCAGCGAGACAATACCCGACGCTCGAACACGGGCTCTGTGCGCTGGCGCACATCGAATGCAGACAGCCTTATGTGCGCTAACGCACATTGCTGTGTGCATGTTGCGACACTTGCGGCATGCGCGATTGACGCGTTTTCTTGCGCGTACAGCTGGAAGTGTTGAATCTCTCTGCACGTCTCAATCGATTTCATATGGAATCGCCAACGCGATCTGCGCGAGGCCGCGCAATCTTTCGCGCATCGCTTGCCTCAGACGAATTCCGTTCACTGTGCATGCCGTTTCAGCTTTGAATCAAAGCCGGCACCTGTTGCGACGCACAAGCATGTTCTTTGCTGGGCATGGTTTTGCGTCCGATGAATGCGATTGTTTCTATACGCAATCCGTACTCCGAAAATTGATTCGTATTGCTTGTCGAGTTCAACGATGAAACGTTTTTGACGTTTTACGGTTCGCTTGCAAGCGCGATTTTGTAGCGAGCCCTTAACCAGGAAGGTTGAGAGGGGTGCTGGTACGGACTTCGCTATAAGCCTCGCCGCGCAATTGGACGGGGCCAGTGCGCGACGCAACAACTGGCCATCGAAACAAGACGCTGTACTCCACGCCTCTCACAGGCCACGCGACGTTGTTGCTCTCCATGCGCCATTTGCATGGTGCAGGGACTCGCTTTGTCTGGAAGTTGGCACCGACAAGCGAGGAATCATGAAAACGAAACGCTCTAGCCGACACAAGCACGCCGCAGTCAAGGCGACCGCCTTGCTGCTGGTGCTGCTTGCGCGCGACTACTGCGCCGCGCAGCCGACCACTGCGTCCGAAAGCACGGGGAACGTCGCAGCAGGGCATGTTGCAGAAGGCAAGGTAGACACGGAGCGCGACCAGCTCCGCAAACGCATCTTTGCGGAAGCGGGCGCGGGCGCCGCGCAGCTTGCGCTCCAGGAAGCGCGTGCGAGCCGCGACGCGTTCTCCGATCACGACCTGTTCCAGATCGAAGCGCTCGTCGTCGAAACGGAGGTGCACTGGGGAAGGCAACAGGCGCTTGCATCCGATGAACCCGACCGGCTCGCGCAGTCGAAGACGGCGCTCACGCACATCGACGACATGCTGGCGCGCATGCCGGTATCGGATGAATTCGCGGACGTGCGCCGGTCGGTGCTCGTAGAAAAAGTCGCGGCTTTGCAGGGTGTCGGCCGCATGAAGGAGGCGACGGCGCTTTATGAAGACCTGTCGCGCTCGAATCAGCCGATGCCCGCGCGCACCTACGCGGCAGCCGGCGATGCGTACACGTACATCGACCAGCCGCGCAAAGCGGCGCCCGCTTATGAGCGCGCGTTGCAGACGCCCATCGAGCCGCTCGTCCCGTCCGTCGAGCCGCATGCGTTGAAGCGCATCGACGTGCAGGAAGGGCTCTTCTTCGCGTACCTCGATTCGGGCCGCTACGACAACGCGCAGCAGCTGCTCAAGCAGATTTCCGCCAGCACGCCGATTCGCGCGGATCTCTCCGAGCATCCGGAAGACGTGAACGAAGACTATGGCCGCGTGAAGAAGCTGCAGGCGCAGTACCTGCTCTACACGGACCGCACGCGCGAAGGCGTCGCCGCGCTCGACGAGCTGCGTCACGAGGCGCCGTTCGATCCCGCGCTGATCAGCGCGCGCTCGGATGCGTCGCTCGTTCAGCAGCGTCCGCACGAGGCGCAGAGGGTCTACGAAGGCACGCTCGTCGATCACCCCGGCGACATCGAAACGCTCGCGGGTCTGGGCCGCACGGCGCTCGAACTGGGTCAGTACGATCGCGCAGCCGACGTCAACGCGACCTTCAGCGACCGCTTCCCCGATAACAACACGGTCAAGACGTTCCAGCAGGATTACGCGGCGTACAAGAGCCCACAGCTGATCGTCGCCGGCAACGGACAGAAGGGCAACTCGGTCCTCGCCGACGAGAACTGGGGCATCGACACGCAGCTCTACTCGATGCCGCTCGCCGAGTACTGGCGCGTGTTCGCGCATCAGTTCAGCGGCCGCGCGAACACGGGCGACGGCAGCAGCGTGAGCCGCATCCGTAACGGCATCGGCGCGGACTTCCGTTTTCATGGCATCGACGCCGCGGCGGAAGTCGACCGCTCGACGGGCGGTCAGGCGAAAACGGGAGGCGCAGGCAGCGTGAGCTACGCACCCGACGATCGCTGGCGCTTTTCGGCAGGTGTCGACAGCAACGTCAACACGCTGCCGTGGAAAGCGTACCAGGCGGGCGTCACGGGCCGCGCGGCAACGGGTGGCGTGCGCTACAGCGTCGACGATTACCGCTACTTCGATCTCACGTACGGCGCGACGCGCTATAGCGACACGAACCTGAATCAGGCGTGGGTCGGCACGTGGTACGAGCGTCTCCTCAACACGCCGAGTCATCTCGTCGCGACGTGGGTGGAACTGAACACGAGCAGCAACACGCTCGCGAACACCGCGTACTTCGCACCGCATCGCGACATGACGGCGCAACTCACAGCGATGTACCAGTGGACGTCATGGCGCAACGCGGACCAGTCGCTTGCGAACCGCGCGTACGCGACGGTCGGCGGCTACCGTCAAACGGATATCGGCAACAGCATGCTGTGGGAAGTGCGGCTCGAGCAGCAATGGCAATTCAACGCGCACGCATCGCTCGCATATGGCATTGGCCTTTCCAGCCAGCGCCTCGATCACACGCGCGAGACCAGCAAGCTCATCTACCTGAACCTGAACATTCCTCTGTAGGTCACCATGGACAAGCTCAATCGCAGACGTTTTCTTGCATTCGCCGCAGGTCTCGCCGCCGTACCCGCTGCGCAGGCCCGTATCGCGCTCGACCGTTTGCCGCCGCCCGACGCGGACGATGGCCTGACGTTCCGCGTGCTCGCCATTCACGACATTCGCGACGACTTGCGCGCCGATGTGTCGACGGTCGCCGATACCTGCGCGATCAGCACGGCCACGCTCAACACGATCTTCGCGTGGCTGAAGGCGAAGGACTTCCGCCCGGTGAGCGTCGATCAGATCGTCGCGTCGCGCAACGGCGGTCCGCGCCTGCCGCCGCGCGCTGTGCTGCTCACCTTCGACGACGCATACAAGAGCCAGTTCACGCACGCCTTTCCGCTGCTTCAGCAGTACGGCTATCCCGCGCTGATCGGCGTCGTCACGCGCTGGACCGACACGCCCGCAGGCGACCCCGTGCGCATCAGCCACAAGTCGGTGATGCCGCCGGGCTACTTCATGAGCTGGGACGATCTGCGCGAGATGGCGAACTCCGGCCTCGTCGAAGTGGCGTCGCACACGCACGACATGCACCACGGCGCGCTTGCCAATCCGCAAGGCAATGAACTGCCCGCCGCGAGCGCGCATCTGTATTACCCGCAACTGGAACGCTACGAGACGGACGAAGAGTACCAGGCGCGCGTGCACGACGACCTGAAGCAGAGCGTCGACCTGATCGAGGCCCGCACGGGCGTGGCGGTGCGCTCGGCCGTGTGGCCGTACGGGATGTACAACGCGGCGCTCATCAAGGCGTCGCAGGCGCTCGGCATGTCCGTGCATTTCACGCTCGACGATGGTCCGAACACGCCCGACGTGCCGCTCACGGCAATTCGCCGCCTGCTCGTGTCGTATGACTGGGACGTAGGCACGCTGATCGCGCAGATGCGTTCGTCGCGCCTGTATCGCGGCGAGCACAATCCCGTCGAGCGCGTGGTGAACGTGTCGCTCGACGAGATGTATGACATCGATCCGAACAAGAGCGAAGAAAAGCTCGGAAGGCTGCTCGACCGCATCAAGGATCTCGAACCGAAGTCGGTGTACCTGAAGGCGTACTGGGACCCCGACAACACGGGCGTCGCGCGCGCGCTGTACTACCCGAACCGCCATATGCCGATGCGCGCCGACCTGTTCAACCGCGTTGCGTGGCAACTGATCACGCGCGCCGGCGTGCAGGTGTACGCGCGCATGCCGCTGCTCGCGTTCGATCTGCCGACAGGGCATGCGGCGACAGGACGTTTCGTCGAAGTCGCAGCCAACGGCCCGGCCGATACGCGTCAAGGCCGCACGCCGCGCCTGAGCCCGTTCGATCCCGTCGCGCGTCAAACCATCCAGGACATCTACGACGATCTCACGCGCTATTCGAGCTTCAACGGCGTCGTGTTCGGCGCGGACGCGACCTTGAACGCGTACGAGGACACGAGCGCCGCGGCATTGGCCGTGTACCGCTCGTGGGGCCTGCCCGGCGACGTCGCGCAGATTCACGCATCCGACGATCTGATGCAGCGCTGGGCGAAGGGCAAAACTGCGTATCTGAACACGTTCACGAACCAGCTTGCCGAGCGCGTGCGCGCCTATCAGGGCGGCGGCAACGTGCTGACGGCGCGCACCGTGCCCGCCGAGGCCGTGTTCGACGCGAACGCCGAGCGCAACTTCTCGTTGAGCCTCGCGTCGTCGCTGGCGAACTATGACTTCGTCGCGCTGGCGGCGCAGCCGCGTGCCGGTGGCGAGCGCGTCAGCGACGCGTGGCTCGACAGCCTGCGGCAGACGGTGATGCAGCAGCAGGGCGCGGTGGCGAAGACCGTGTTCGAGCTGCCCGCCATCAACCGGCAGACACAGCAGCCCGTCGAGGCGGCCGTGCTGCGCGCGCAGATGAAGCGGCTGAACGCGGCGGGCGTCGTGCATCTGGGCTACGGGCCGGACGACTTCCTGAAGAACCGGCCGGACACGACGGTGCTGCGCGACGTGATGTCGGTGCAGAGCACGCTGAGATCGAATCAGGGGATGTTGGGTTGAGCCTCGCGCGACGCATGTCGATCAAAGCGATGCCAACCCGGACCAGGGGACCACAATGAAAAACGCAATGAACATCATCTCGAACTTCGTCTTCTACTATCCGCTGCTGATGGCGTATCTGTGGATGGTGGGGGGATTGCTGCACTATCTGCTGATCGAGCGCCGCGACGCCGGGCGCAAGGCGGCGCCGCCGCTCGCCTCGTATCCGAAAGTGTCCGTCGTCGTGCCTTGCTACAACGAAGCGGACAACGTGCGCGAAGTGATCGCGTGCCTCGACCAGCTGAATTATCCGAACTACAACATCATCGCGATCAACGACGGCAGCCGTGACGAAACGGGCGCGATCCTGAACCAGCTCGTGAACGTCTATCCGAAGCTCGTCGTCGTGCACCAGCATCAGAACGAGGGCAAGGCGATCGGTCTCACGACGGCCGCGATGCTGTCCGATGCCGAATACCTGATGTGTATCGACGGCGACTCGCTGCTCGACAAGGAAGCGATCGGCTGGATGCTGCGCCACTTCCTCGACGATGCATCCGTCGGCGCGGTGACGGGCAATCCGCGCATCCGCACGCGCTCGTCGCTGCTCGGGCGCATGCAGGTGGGCGAGTTCTCGTCGATCGTCGGCCTCATCAAGCGCACGCAGCATATGTATGGACGCTTGCTGACGGTGTCGGGCGTGGTGTCGATGTTCAGGAAGCGCGCGCTGCAGGAAGTGGGCTACTGGAGCTCCGACATGCTGACGGAAGACATCGACATCAGCTGGAAGCTGCAGGTGCAGGGCTGGGGCGTGGATTTCGAATCGCGCGCGCTTAGCTGGATCCTGATGCCGGAGACCTTCCGCGGGCTCTACAAGCAGCGGCTGCGCTGGGCGAAGGGCGGCATCCAGGTGCTCTTCAAGTATGCAGGCGCCGTGCTGTCCCGTCGCAACATGATGATGTGGCCGATCTTCGTCGAGTACGCGACCAGCATCGTGTGGGCGTATTGCATGCTGTTCACGCTCGTGATGATGGCGGCCACCGCGCTCTTCACGCTGCCCGAAAGCTGGCGCTTCGCGTTCGTGCCGCGCGGCACGGGTGTGCTGCTGTTCGCGACCTGCTGCGCGCAGATTCTGATCGGCTGCCTGATCGATCGCCGCTACGACAAGAACCTGCTGCGCTATTTCGTCGACACCGTCTGGTATCCCGCCGCGTTCTGGGCGATCAGCATGATCGCGTCCGTGATTGCGCTGCCGGGCGTGGTCAGCCAGCGTCGCAGGAAACGCGCGCGCTGGGTCAGCCCGGATCGCGGCATCCGTTCGAGCGGCGCGGTAACGGCCGACGCCTCGGCGGCATTGCTCTCGCAGCGAACGGAATGAAGCATTGAAGCACGTGGGATGAAGCAATCGAATTGACAACGCAAGTCAACCGTCTCAGGGGAAAAACATGGAATTTCCGATCATCGATGTTTCGAAGCAGTCCGTCTCGCAGTTCGCTACGGAAGGCAGCAGGGCCAAAGCCATGCGCACCGTTGCGTGGTATCGCGTGGTGCGCCCGACGCTCGTGCTCGGCACGTGGGTGCTGGCCGCGCTGTATATCCGCTGGTGTCTTGCGAATGCGAGTGAAGAAGAGCTGTCGCTCGACGCGTTCATGCCCGGCATCATGGGCATCGGTATTGTCGCTCTGGCGATGATTCTGTGGACCTTCGGCCGCCAGATGGACGCGATGAGCACGAACCGCGTGCGCCGCATGCCGCAGACGAGCGAGGTGCAAGCGCCGCAGACCACGCATGAAATTCCCGAAGGCGATGCGGGCCGCTGCCTCGTCGCCTATCACGATGCCGACGGCATGATCTCGCACGTCATGAGCGTGCGCGAGTTCGAACGCGAAGCGGCATAAGCGAGCGCGTTCTCACAGTACAAACACACGCAACACGGAGACCAACATGTGCGGAATCGTAGGAGCAGTGGCCCAGCGCGACGTCGTCGGCGTGCTGACGGAAGGCCTGCGCAGGCTCGAATATCGCGGCTATGACTCGTGCGGCGTCGCCGTCCTGCAACACGGCGCGCCGCGCCGCGTGCGCAGCGTCGAACGCGTCGCGAATCTCGCGGACCAGGTTCAGGAAGCAAGGCTGGCGGGGACGATCGGCGTTGCGCATACGCGCTGGGCGACGCACGGCGCGCCCGTCACCGACAACGCGCACCCGATCTTTTCTCGCGACGAGATCGCGCTGGTGCACAACGGCATCATCGAGAATCACGAGCCGCTGCGCGACGAGCTGACAGCGCTTGGCTATGTGTTCGAATCGGATACCGACACGGAAGTGATCGCGCATCTGATCCATCACACGCGCGAGCAGGACCCGTCGCGCGATCTGCTGACGGCTGTGCAACGCGCGTTGCTGCGTCTGCGCGGCGCATATGCGATCGCCGTGTTCGCGAAGAACGAGCCCGACCGCGTGATCGGCGCGCGCGCCGGCTCGCCGCTGGTAATCGGCGTGGGCGAGCGCGGCAACTATCTGGCCTCGGATGCGATGGCGCTGTCGGGCACGGTCGAACATTTCATCTTCCTCGAAGAAGGCGATATCGCAGTGCTGTCGTGCGACGGCGTGCATATCGTCGATCGCGACGGCGCGACCGTGCGCCGCGAAGTGCAGGCGCAGCACACGAGCCACTACGCGGCCGAACTCGGCCCGTACCGTCACTACATGCAGAAGGAAATCTTCGAGCAGCCGGACGTCGTCGCCGACGCGACGGAGCGCGTCCGTTCGATCACCCCCGCCTTGTTCGGCGCGAATGCGCAGCGCGCGTTCAACGAGATCGACTCGCTGCTGCTGCTCGCGTGCGGCACGAGCTATTACTCCGCGCTGACGGCGAAGTACTGGCTCGAATCGATCGCGGGGATTCCGACGCAGGTGGAGATAGCGAGCGAGTACCGGTATCGGGAGAGCGTGGTGAATCCGTGCGCGATGGTCGTCGTCGTGTCGCAATCGGGCGAGACGGCCGATACGCTCGCCGCGTTGAAGCATGCGCAGGAACTCGGCCATCACCATACGCTCGCGATCTGCAACGTGCCGCATAGCTCGATGATGCGGCTCACGGAATTGCAGTACCTCACGGGTGCGGGGCCGGAGATCGGCGTCGCCTCGACGAAGGCGTTCACGACGCAACTGGTCGCGCTGTTCCTGCTCGCGCTCACGCTCGGCAAGGAGCGCGGCCACGTGAGCGCCGACGACGAAGCGCACGCGCTGCGGCAACTGCATCATCTGCCTGCCGCGCTCAATAGCGTGCTCGCGCTGGAGCCGCAGCTCGTCGCATGGGCGGAAGCGCTTGCGCGCAAGGACCACGCGCTCTTTCTCGGACGCGGTGTGCATTACCCCATCGCGCTCGAAGGCGCGCTCAAGCTCAAGGAAATCTCGTACGTGCATGCGGAAGCGTATCCGGCGGGCGAGCTGAAGCATGGGCCGCTGGCGATCGTCACCAACGAGATGCCCGTCATCACGATCGCGCCGAACGACGCGCTGCTCGAAAAGCTCAAGTCGAACATCCAGGAAGTGCGCGCGCGCGGCGGCCAGCTGTACGTGCTCGCCGATGCGGGCACGAAGATCGAAAGCCGCGACGGCGTGCGCGTGATCCAGCTGCCCGAGCACTATGGGCCGTTGTCGCCGATCCTGCATGTGGTGCCGCTGCAATTGCTCGCGTATCACACGGCCTGCGCACGCGGCACCGACGTCGACAAGCCGCGCAATCTCGCGAAATCGGTCACGGTGGAGTGAAGGGCGCTCATGCGGACTACGATTGCAGTGCTCGTCGTGGCGGCCACGGTGGCCACAAGCTGCGTCGTTCCGTCCGCGCTAGCGGGCGGAACGAAGGCTGCCAAAGCCGCTAAAGCCGCGAGCGTGCCGACGGGCGACCTGCGCGCCTACATGCACGGCATCGGTGCGATTACGGATGCGCAGGGCGTGACGACCGTGTTCTTCAGCAGCTCGGGCCTGCCGCCGCGCGGCGCGGGGCGCGACCGCAACTGGACGCACGATGTGTACATCGCGCGCTGGACACCGCAGCAGCCGAAGCTCGACCGTCCGCGCGTGTTCATCAGCCGGCCGGAGGCGCAGGAGCCCGTGTCCGTCGCGCAGAACGATACGGGCCGCGTGATGGTGTCGTTCGAGGACGGCTGGAACACGCCGAATGAAGTGAGCCAGCGCTATGGCGTCTATACGTCCGATCTGAAGGACGTGAAGCCGTATCCGAACGATGTGCTGTCGGGTGGTCACTCGGGACATGTAGCCGCCGTCGGCTCGCGCTTCGTCGTGTTCTATTCGAACGACTGGGTGAACGGCGGCGGCGTCGATAACCTCGGCACGGGCAACGGCGTGTATGTGAAGACCTACGATGCCGACGGCGCGCTGCTGCAGGCCATTGACGTCGCGCCGCGCGTGCGCGAATGGTGGCCGATGATTGCCGCCTCGCCGACGCGCGCGCTGCTCGTGTGGCAGCAGTACGTGAGCGGCGAGACCTGGGCGCGGCTGAAGGTCGCGACGCTCGATCCGTCGACGGGCGCGCTCAGTGAGCCGCGCGTGATCGCGGACCGGCTGCTGTACTACACGTATGCGGCGGCGTACGTGCCGTCCATCGATCGCTTCGTCGTCGTCGCGACGAGCGACAAGGGCAAAGGCTTCGCGCAGCTGATCGACGCGAGCGGCCAGACCACGGCGACGCTCGATTGCATGCCGGCGTCAGTGCGCGAGGCGGGCATCCCGGTGATTGGCGAGCGGGCGTTCACGCCGTCGCAGGATGGACGGCTGCTGCATCTGAAGCTCACGCCTGCGTCGATCGAACTGGCGGGCACGCAGCCTTCGCCGATTGCGTGGACTTATACAGGCAGCGTCGGGCTGGTGCGCTCGCCGACCCAGTTGCATTGGGTCGCGACGAGCCCGAAAGGGCTGCAGGAGGCGGACTTCGATCTGAAGGCCGGGAATGCAGTGAAGGTGCCCGATGCGAAGGATCTGTGCAAGGGATAGCAATTTCCCCGTGCGTGCGGTGACACTCCGGGCCGCACGCACCCCACTTTTTGTATCGCTGTACCGGCCAGATACATTGGGACACATAGCCGGGAATGGGCCAGGGTATAAAACCGTCATCGCATCGAGGAACACGCCATGACTACCCACACTCACCACGGCTCATGCCATTGCGGCGCCGTCAAATTCACCGTCGAAACGCCCGTCGCGCCCGCCGTCCGCTGCAACTGCAGCCTGTGCCGGCGCAAGGGCGCGCTGATGTCGCCGTTCTTTCCGGCGGGCGCGCTCAATATCGTGTCCGGTGAGGACAGCCTGACGCTGTACCAGTTCAACACGCAAGTCGCGAAGCATTATTTCTGCAAGCAGTGCGGCATCTATCCGTTTCATCAGACACGCAAGGACCCGAACCTGTGGCGCGTGAATATCGGCTGTCTGGACGACGTCGATCCGTATGCGCTGGAGTCGTCGGTGTCGGACGGCAAGAGCCTGTCCGTGGTGGAAGACGCCTGAAGGCCGCCTGAAGGGTGCATAAAGGACGCGTAAGATAAGCGAACTCTGGCAGGCGAAGGAGCCTTGTGTGGACAAAACGGATCACGTTCTGATCGTCGACGACGACCGCGACATTCGCGAGCTGGTCGGCACGTACCTCACCAGGAATGGCGTGCGCGTGACGCTCGCGTCGGGTGGCCGGCAAATGCGCGCGTCGCTCGCCGACGAGCGGCCCGACCTGATCGTGCTCGATCTGATGCTGCCCGGCGAAAGCGGCCTCGACCTGTGCCGCGAACTGCGCGCGGGTGAATTTCAGACCATCCCGATCCTGATGCTGACGGCGCTGAGCGAGGAGACCGATCGCGTGGTCGGCCTCGAAATGGGCGCTGACGACTATCTGGCGAAACCCTTCGCGGTGCGCGAGCTGCTGGCCCGCATCCGCGCGATCCTGCGGCGCGCCCGCATGATGCCGCCCGGCGGCAGCGACGAGCCGGCGAACGCGGCGCACTTCCTGCGCTTCGGCGACTGGCGGCTCGATACGATCGGCCGCAATCTGATCGACAGCGACGGCACGATGGTCGCGTTGAGCGGCGCGGAATACCGGCTGTTGCGCGTGTTCGTCGACAATCCGCAGCGCGTGCTGACGCGCGACCAATTGCTCACTCTCACGCAAGGGCGGCAGACGGAACCGTTCGACCGCTCGATCGATCTGCTGGTGAGCCGCGTGCGTCAGCGTCTGGGCGACGACGCGCGCGAGCCGCGCTACATCAAGACCCTGCGCAACGAAGGCTATGTGTTCTCGTCGCTCGTGACGGCCGAGGACAACGGCGGATGAACGCGGCAATCGCTCGTCTGCGCGGCCTGTGGCCGCCGCGCACGCTGTTCATGCGGCTGTCGCTGATTTTCGTGGCCGGGCTGCTGGCCGCGCAGACGCTGTCGTTCTGGCTCACGATGACCGAGCGCAAC contains these protein-coding regions:
- the pgaC gene encoding poly-beta-1,6-N-acetyl-D-glucosamine synthase, yielding MKNAMNIISNFVFYYPLLMAYLWMVGGLLHYLLIERRDAGRKAAPPLASYPKVSVVVPCYNEADNVREVIACLDQLNYPNYNIIAINDGSRDETGAILNQLVNVYPKLVVVHQHQNEGKAIGLTTAAMLSDAEYLMCIDGDSLLDKEAIGWMLRHFLDDASVGAVTGNPRIRTRSSLLGRMQVGEFSSIVGLIKRTQHMYGRLLTVSGVVSMFRKRALQEVGYWSSDMLTEDIDISWKLQVQGWGVDFESRALSWILMPETFRGLYKQRLRWAKGGIQVLFKYAGAVLSRRNMMMWPIFVEYATSIVWAYCMLFTLVMMAATALFTLPESWRFAFVPRGTGVLLFATCCAQILIGCLIDRRYDKNLLRYFVDTVWYPAAFWAISMIASVIALPGVVSQRRRKRARWVSPDRGIRSSGAVTADASAALLSQRTE
- a CDS encoding response regulator, which translates into the protein MDKTDHVLIVDDDRDIRELVGTYLTRNGVRVTLASGGRQMRASLADERPDLIVLDLMLPGESGLDLCRELRAGEFQTIPILMLTALSEETDRVVGLEMGADDYLAKPFAVRELLARIRAILRRARMMPPGGSDEPANAAHFLRFGDWRLDTIGRNLIDSDGTMVALSGAEYRLLRVFVDNPQRVLTRDQLLTLTQGRQTEPFDRSIDLLVSRVRQRLGDDAREPRYIKTLRNEGYVFSSLVTAEDNGG
- a CDS encoding TldD/PmbA family protein — protein: MHDNHSSASRTHFMTLAIEIEQRLTANEIALTSFSAEHSDFIRFNEGKVRQSGHVSQASVTLRLIDGQRQAYSTFTLCGDIGADTYAIGETLAALREGLRDAPDDPHLLFDTTVWSETTQRAGTLPSPDTLPLIVAQCALGLDFVGFYAGGTMARGFASSLGSRGWYEVENFNISWSLYDASGRAIRSHYAGDTWSDAVFAGKVEEAAARLPVLSRAPRALAPGRYRTYFAPAALRELMEAASFSAFSARTQATARNEFYRLNIGEVALDPRVTLTEDLTLDITPRFNDDAYQRQSVPLIEAGRAVAQLTNARTAREYGLTPNGATASETPSALSMQGGDLAQADVLSALDTGLYIGNLWYVNFSDRMNCRMTGMTRFATFWVEQGRIVAPVDAMRFDDSLYRLLGSELERIGAQPELLLNDWTWGERATGGMKLPGLLVRSFDLTL
- a CDS encoding GFA family protein, with the protein product MTTHTHHGSCHCGAVKFTVETPVAPAVRCNCSLCRRKGALMSPFFPAGALNIVSGEDSLTLYQFNTQVAKHYFCKQCGIYPFHQTRKDPNLWRVNIGCLDDVDPYALESSVSDGKSLSVVEDA
- the pgaA gene encoding poly-beta-1,6 N-acetyl-D-glucosamine export porin PgaA, giving the protein MKTKRSSRHKHAAVKATALLLVLLARDYCAAQPTTASESTGNVAAGHVAEGKVDTERDQLRKRIFAEAGAGAAQLALQEARASRDAFSDHDLFQIEALVVETEVHWGRQQALASDEPDRLAQSKTALTHIDDMLARMPVSDEFADVRRSVLVEKVAALQGVGRMKEATALYEDLSRSNQPMPARTYAAAGDAYTYIDQPRKAAPAYERALQTPIEPLVPSVEPHALKRIDVQEGLFFAYLDSGRYDNAQQLLKQISASTPIRADLSEHPEDVNEDYGRVKKLQAQYLLYTDRTREGVAALDELRHEAPFDPALISARSDASLVQQRPHEAQRVYEGTLVDHPGDIETLAGLGRTALELGQYDRAADVNATFSDRFPDNNTVKTFQQDYAAYKSPQLIVAGNGQKGNSVLADENWGIDTQLYSMPLAEYWRVFAHQFSGRANTGDGSSVSRIRNGIGADFRFHGIDAAAEVDRSTGGQAKTGGAGSVSYAPDDRWRFSAGVDSNVNTLPWKAYQAGVTGRAATGGVRYSVDDYRYFDLTYGATRYSDTNLNQAWVGTWYERLLNTPSHLVATWVELNTSSNTLANTAYFAPHRDMTAQLTAMYQWTSWRNADQSLANRAYATVGGYRQTDIGNSMLWEVRLEQQWQFNAHASLAYGIGLSSQRLDHTRETSKLIYLNLNIPL
- the pgaB gene encoding poly-beta-1,6-N-acetyl-D-glucosamine N-deacetylase PgaB, with the protein product MDKLNRRRFLAFAAGLAAVPAAQARIALDRLPPPDADDGLTFRVLAIHDIRDDLRADVSTVADTCAISTATLNTIFAWLKAKDFRPVSVDQIVASRNGGPRLPPRAVLLTFDDAYKSQFTHAFPLLQQYGYPALIGVVTRWTDTPAGDPVRISHKSVMPPGYFMSWDDLREMANSGLVEVASHTHDMHHGALANPQGNELPAASAHLYYPQLERYETDEEYQARVHDDLKQSVDLIEARTGVAVRSAVWPYGMYNAALIKASQALGMSVHFTLDDGPNTPDVPLTAIRRLLVSYDWDVGTLIAQMRSSRLYRGEHNPVERVVNVSLDEMYDIDPNKSEEKLGRLLDRIKDLEPKSVYLKAYWDPDNTGVARALYYPNRHMPMRADLFNRVAWQLITRAGVQVYARMPLLAFDLPTGHAATGRFVEVAANGPADTRQGRTPRLSPFDPVARQTIQDIYDDLTRYSSFNGVVFGADATLNAYEDTSAAALAVYRSWGLPGDVAQIHASDDLMQRWAKGKTAYLNTFTNQLAERVRAYQGGGNVLTARTVPAEAVFDANAERNFSLSLASSLANYDFVALAAQPRAGGERVSDAWLDSLRQTVMQQQGAVAKTVFELPAINRQTQQPVEAAVLRAQMKRLNAAGVVHLGYGPDDFLKNRPDTTVLRDVMSVQSTLRSNQGMLG
- the glmS gene encoding glutamine--fructose-6-phosphate transaminase (isomerizing), which produces MCGIVGAVAQRDVVGVLTEGLRRLEYRGYDSCGVAVLQHGAPRRVRSVERVANLADQVQEARLAGTIGVAHTRWATHGAPVTDNAHPIFSRDEIALVHNGIIENHEPLRDELTALGYVFESDTDTEVIAHLIHHTREQDPSRDLLTAVQRALLRLRGAYAIAVFAKNEPDRVIGARAGSPLVIGVGERGNYLASDAMALSGTVEHFIFLEEGDIAVLSCDGVHIVDRDGATVRREVQAQHTSHYAAELGPYRHYMQKEIFEQPDVVADATERVRSITPALFGANAQRAFNEIDSLLLLACGTSYYSALTAKYWLESIAGIPTQVEIASEYRYRESVVNPCAMVVVVSQSGETADTLAALKHAQELGHHHTLAICNVPHSSMMRLTELQYLTGAGPEIGVASTKAFTTQLVALFLLALTLGKERGHVSADDEAHALRQLHHLPAALNSVLALEPQLVAWAEALARKDHALFLGRGVHYPIALEGALKLKEISYVHAEAYPAGELKHGPLAIVTNEMPVITIAPNDALLEKLKSNIQEVRARGGQLYVLADAGTKIESRDGVRVIQLPEHYGPLSPILHVVPLQLLAYHTACARGTDVDKPRNLAKSVTVE